A stretch of Pseudomonas sp. 7SR1 DNA encodes these proteins:
- a CDS encoding sigma-54-dependent Fis family transcriptional regulator produces MHSNHLTRHAQQVFTVTQGKAHLQGPGSDPSIARSWLRCLEDYHLDPAQNLAPTVLEHGRVLESRERLQQVLNIAGTEMTSLHQQLSGAGHAVLLTDARGVILNCVTAPSERKIFERAGLWLGADWSEACEGTNGIGTCLVERQALTIHQEEHFRGRHTGLTCSASPVFDPHGELMAVLDVSSARPDVSRQSQFHTMALVNLSAKMIESCYFLRCFDDQWLLRFHLQAESVGLFSEGLLAFDGEGRIRAVNQSALNLLGHMRGGLIGQRVEDFFDCSLDELLGRASPQASASWPLRSRDGRHLFAVLRGQARSVPVPIAPALKAIEPARASGICLGDTTLQEHFRKALRVFERDVPLLIHGETGSGKEAFAKAVHHASQRAGKHFVALNCAAIPESLIESELFGYRGGSFTGARKEGMRGKLQQADGGTLFLDEIGDMPLALQTRLLRVLEDRQVVPIGGEPEPVNVRIISATHRQLLERVRDGSFREDLYYRLNGLEIALPPLRERGDKAQLLDFLLAEEAGADMINLDEPARQALLGFDWPGNVRQLRNVLRTLAALCEGGRIGLEDLPAMIRQRPVAVVETVAERPLEDAERLALLDALERQRWHMTHTAEQLGISRNTLYRKLRKHAIAR; encoded by the coding sequence ATGCACAGCAACCATTTGACCCGCCATGCCCAGCAAGTCTTCACGGTCACCCAGGGTAAGGCCCATTTGCAGGGCCCTGGCAGCGATCCATCGATCGCCCGTTCCTGGCTGCGCTGCCTGGAGGATTATCACCTCGACCCGGCCCAGAACCTGGCGCCGACGGTGCTCGAGCATGGCCGGGTGCTGGAGAGCCGCGAGCGCCTGCAGCAGGTGCTGAATATCGCCGGCACGGAAATGACCAGCCTGCACCAGCAACTCTCCGGCGCCGGTCATGCGGTGCTGCTCACCGACGCCCGGGGGGTGATCCTCAATTGCGTCACCGCTCCCAGCGAACGCAAGATCTTCGAACGGGCCGGTCTCTGGCTCGGCGCCGACTGGAGCGAAGCCTGCGAAGGCACCAACGGCATCGGCACCTGCCTGGTGGAGCGCCAGGCCCTGACCATCCACCAGGAAGAACATTTTCGCGGTCGCCATACCGGCCTGACCTGCTCGGCGAGCCCGGTCTTCGACCCGCACGGCGAATTGATGGCGGTGCTCGACGTGTCCTCGGCCCGGCCCGACGTGTCGCGCCAGAGCCAGTTCCACACCATGGCGCTGGTCAACCTGTCGGCGAAGATGATCGAGAGCTGCTACTTCCTGCGTTGCTTCGACGATCAATGGCTGTTGCGCTTCCATTTGCAAGCCGAATCCGTGGGCCTGTTCAGCGAAGGGCTGCTGGCTTTCGATGGCGAAGGGCGGATCCGCGCGGTCAACCAGAGCGCCCTGAACCTGCTCGGGCACATGCGCGGTGGCTTGATCGGTCAGCGGGTCGAGGACTTTTTCGACTGTTCCCTGGACGAATTGCTGGGCCGGGCCAGTCCCCAGGCCAGCGCCAGTTGGCCACTGCGCAGCCGAGATGGGCGGCATCTGTTCGCTGTCTTGCGTGGCCAGGCGCGCAGCGTGCCGGTGCCGATCGCGCCGGCGCTCAAGGCCATCGAACCCGCGCGGGCGTCGGGTATCTGCCTGGGGGATACGACGCTTCAGGAGCATTTTCGCAAGGCGCTGCGGGTGTTCGAACGCGACGTGCCGCTGCTGATCCATGGCGAAACCGGCTCCGGCAAGGAGGCGTTCGCCAAGGCCGTGCACCACGCCAGCCAGCGCGCCGGCAAGCATTTTGTCGCCCTCAACTGCGCGGCCATCCCGGAAAGCCTGATCGAGAGCGAACTGTTCGGTTATCGCGGCGGCAGTTTCACCGGGGCCCGCAAGGAAGGCATGCGCGGCAAGCTGCAGCAGGCCGACGGCGGAACGTTGTTCCTGGACGAGATCGGCGACATGCCCCTGGCCTTGCAGACCCGGCTGTTGCGCGTGCTTGAAGACCGCCAGGTGGTGCCCATTGGCGGCGAGCCCGAGCCTGTCAACGTGCGCATCATCAGCGCAACTCACCGGCAATTGCTCGAGCGGGTCCGGGATGGCAGCTTCCGCGAGGACCTGTATTACCGGCTCAACGGCCTGGAGATTGCCTTGCCGCCATTGCGCGAGCGCGGCGACAAGGCCCAGTTGCTGGATTTCCTGCTGGCCGAAGAGGCTGGTGCCGACATGATCAACCTCGATGAACCGGCACGCCAGGCGTTGCTGGGGTTCGACTGGCCGGGCAATGTGCGGCAGTTGCGCAATGTCCTGCGCACCCTGGCCGCGTTGTGCGAAGGCGGGCGGATCGGCCTGGAAGACTTGCCGGCGATGATCCGCCAGCGCCCGGTTGCCGTGGTCGAAACGGTGGCAGAACGGCCCCTGGAAGATGCCGAGCGCCTGGCGTTGCTCGATGCCCTGGAGCGTCAGCGCTGGCACATGACCCACACGGCGGAACAACTGGGGATCAGCCGCAATACCCTTTACCGAAAGTTGCGTAAACACGCCATCGCCCGCTGA
- the eat gene encoding ethanolamine permease — MTTTTQLKPTLGTLHLWGIAVGLVISGEYFGWSYGWGTAGTLGFLVTALMVALMYTCFIFSFTELTTAIPHAGGPFAYSRRAFGEKGGLIAGIATLIEFVFAPPAIAMAIGAYLNVQFPELDPKLAAVGAYVIFMTLNILGVSIAAAFELVVTVLAVAELLVFMGVVAPGFSFSNFVLNGWAGSNEFSLASIPGIFAAIPFAIWFFLAIEGAAMAAEEAKDPKRTIPRAYVSGILTLVFLAIGVMIMAGGVGDWRQLSNINDPLPQAMKAVVGNDSTWMHMLVWIGLFGLVASFHGIILGYSRQFFALARAGYLPRGLAKLSRFQTPHRAILAGGVIGIAAIYSDGLVNLQGMTLTAAMITMSVFGAIVMYIISMLSLFKLRKTEPNLERTFRAPGYPIVPGIALFLAVVCLVAMAWFNPVICLVFLGFMIAGYLYFQLTAKQRSNAPADAMLTGI; from the coding sequence ATGACAACCACGACTCAACTCAAACCCACACTCGGCACCCTGCATTTATGGGGCATTGCCGTCGGCCTGGTGATTTCCGGCGAGTACTTCGGCTGGAGCTACGGCTGGGGAACCGCAGGGACCCTGGGCTTTCTCGTCACCGCCCTCATGGTGGCGCTGATGTACACCTGTTTCATCTTCAGCTTCACCGAACTGACCACCGCGATTCCCCACGCCGGTGGGCCTTTTGCCTACAGCCGACGGGCCTTTGGCGAGAAAGGCGGGTTGATCGCCGGCATCGCCACCCTGATCGAATTCGTCTTTGCGCCGCCGGCCATCGCCATGGCCATCGGCGCCTACCTCAACGTGCAATTTCCGGAACTGGATCCCAAGCTCGCGGCCGTCGGCGCGTACGTGATCTTCATGACCCTGAACATCCTCGGCGTCAGCATCGCCGCCGCCTTCGAACTGGTGGTCACGGTGCTGGCGGTCGCCGAACTGCTGGTGTTCATGGGCGTGGTCGCGCCGGGCTTCAGCTTCAGCAACTTCGTGCTCAACGGCTGGGCCGGCTCCAACGAGTTCAGCCTCGCCTCGATCCCGGGCATTTTCGCGGCGATCCCCTTCGCCATCTGGTTCTTCCTGGCCATCGAAGGCGCGGCCATGGCCGCCGAAGAAGCCAAGGACCCGAAACGCACCATTCCCCGGGCCTATGTCAGCGGCATCCTGACCCTCGTCTTCCTGGCCATCGGCGTCATGATCATGGCCGGCGGCGTAGGCGACTGGCGGCAACTGTCGAACATCAATGACCCGCTGCCCCAGGCCATGAAAGCCGTGGTCGGCAACGACTCGACCTGGATGCACATGCTGGTGTGGATCGGCCTGTTCGGCCTGGTGGCGAGTTTCCACGGGATCATCCTCGGCTACTCGCGCCAGTTCTTCGCCCTTGCCCGGGCCGGCTACCTGCCACGGGGCCTGGCCAAGCTGTCCCGCTTCCAGACTCCGCACCGGGCGATCCTGGCCGGCGGCGTGATCGGCATCGCGGCGATCTACAGCGATGGCCTGGTGAACCTGCAAGGCATGACGCTGACGGCGGCGATGATCACCATGTCGGTATTCGGCGCCATCGTGATGTACATCATCAGCATGCTCAGCCTGTTCAAATTACGTAAGACCGAACCGAACCTGGAACGCACCTTCCGCGCCCCGGGCTACCCGATCGTACCGGGCATCGCGCTGTTCCTGGCGGTGGTGTGCCTGGTGGCGATGGCCTGGTTCAACCCGGTGATCTGCCTGGTCTTCCTCGGTTTCATGATTGCCGGCTACCTGTATTTCCAACTGACCGCCAAGCAACGCTCCAACGCCCCGGCGGACGCTATGCTCACAGGTATCTGA
- a CDS encoding ethanolamine ammonia-lyase subunit EutB, translated as MAAFAHSVGAQTYRFDSLKDLMAKASPARSGDFLAEVAALNDGERVAAQMALADLPLSHFLQEALIPYEADEVTRLIVDTHDKQAFAAVSHLTVGGFRDWLLSDAADEHSLRALAPGLTPEMVAAVSKIMRVQDLVLVAQKIRVVTKFRGTLGLRGRLSTRLQPNHPTDEPAGIAASILDGLLLGNGDAMIGINPATDSTASICAMLEMLDAIIQRYDIPTQGCVLTHVTTSIEAANRGVPLDLVFQSIAGTEAANASFGINLNVLKEGYEAGLSLNRGTLGNNLMYFETGQGSALSANAHHGVDQQTCETRAYAVARHFNPFLVNTVVGFIGPEYLYNGKQIIRAGLEDHFCGKLLGVPMGCDICYTNHAEADQDDMDTLLTLLGVAGINFIMGIPGSDDIMLNYQTTSFHDALYARQTLGLKPAPEFEQWLANMGIFTQADGRVRFGDNLPPAFRHALAHLG; from the coding sequence ATGGCCGCATTCGCCCATTCCGTCGGCGCCCAGACCTATCGCTTCGACAGCCTCAAGGACTTGATGGCCAAGGCCAGCCCGGCGCGTTCCGGGGATTTCCTGGCCGAGGTCGCCGCACTCAACGATGGCGAGCGAGTCGCCGCGCAAATGGCCTTGGCCGACCTTCCTCTCAGCCATTTCCTGCAAGAAGCACTGATTCCCTATGAGGCCGACGAAGTCACCCGGCTGATCGTCGACACCCACGACAAACAGGCCTTCGCAGCGGTCAGCCACCTCACCGTCGGTGGATTTCGGGACTGGCTGCTCAGCGATGCCGCCGACGAGCACAGCCTGCGGGCGCTGGCCCCGGGCCTGACGCCGGAAATGGTGGCGGCGGTGTCGAAGATCATGCGCGTCCAGGACCTGGTGCTGGTGGCGCAGAAAATCCGCGTGGTGACGAAATTTCGCGGCACCCTCGGCCTGCGTGGCCGGCTGTCCACACGCCTGCAGCCCAACCACCCCACCGACGAGCCCGCCGGAATCGCCGCCAGCATCCTAGACGGCCTGCTCTTGGGCAACGGCGACGCCATGATCGGCATCAACCCGGCCACAGACAGCACGGCCTCGATCTGCGCCATGCTGGAAATGCTCGACGCCATCATCCAACGCTACGACATCCCCACCCAGGGCTGCGTGCTGACCCACGTCACCACCTCCATCGAAGCGGCGAACCGTGGCGTGCCCCTGGACCTGGTATTCCAGTCCATCGCCGGCACCGAAGCGGCCAACGCCAGTTTCGGCATTAACCTGAACGTGTTGAAAGAAGGCTACGAGGCCGGGTTGAGCCTGAATCGCGGCACCCTCGGCAACAACCTGATGTATTTCGAAACCGGCCAGGGCAGCGCGCTGTCGGCCAACGCCCACCACGGCGTCGATCAACAGACCTGCGAGACCCGGGCCTACGCCGTGGCACGGCATTTCAACCCGTTCCTGGTGAACACGGTTGTAGGCTTCATCGGCCCGGAATACCTGTACAACGGCAAACAGATCATCCGCGCCGGCCTCGAAGACCACTTCTGCGGCAAGCTGCTGGGCGTGCCGATGGGCTGTGACATCTGCTACACCAACCACGCCGAAGCCGACCAGGACGACATGGACACCCTGCTGACCCTGCTGGGCGTGGCCGGGATCAACTTCATCATGGGCATCCCCGGCTCCGACGACATCATGCTCAACTACCAGACCACCTCGTTCCACGACGCCCTCTACGCCCGCCAGACCCTGGGCCTGAAACCGGCGCCGGAGTTCGAACAATGGCTCGCCAACATGGGCATCTTTACCCAGGCCGATGGCCGGGTGCGGTTCGGCGACAACCTGCCACCGGCGTTCCGCCACGCCTTGGCACATTTGGGATAA
- the exaC gene encoding acetaldehyde dehydrogenase ExaC, whose amino-acid sequence MRYAHPGTEGAIVSFKSKYGNYIGGEFVAPVKGQYFTNTSPVNGQPIAEFPRSTAEDIEKALDAAHAAADAWGATSAQARSLILLKIADRIEQNLETLAITESWDNGKAVRETLNADIPLAADHFRYFAGCLRAQEGAAAEIDGNTVAYHIHEPLGVVGQIIPWNFPLLMAAWKLAPALAAGNCVVLKPAEQTPLGICVLMELIGDLLPPGVLNVVQGFGKEAGEALATSKRIAKIAFTGSTPVGSHIMKCAAENIIPSTVELGGKSPNIFFEDIMQAEPSFIEKAAEGLVLAFFNQGEVCTCPSRALVQESIYDEFMQVVMKKIEQIKRGDPLDTDTMVGAQASEQQFDKILSYLEIAKGEGAQLLTGGAVEKLEGNLASGYYIQPTLLKGTNKMRVFQEEIFGPVVSITTFKDEAEALAIANDTEFGLGAGLWTRDINRAYRMGRAIKAGRVWTNCYHLYPAHAAFGGYKKSGVGRETHKMMLDHYQQTKNLLVSYDINPLGFF is encoded by the coding sequence ATGCGTTACGCTCACCCCGGTACTGAAGGCGCTATCGTTTCGTTCAAGAGCAAATACGGTAACTACATCGGCGGCGAGTTCGTCGCGCCTGTCAAAGGTCAGTACTTCACCAATACTTCCCCGGTCAATGGCCAGCCCATTGCCGAATTCCCGCGCTCCACGGCCGAAGACATCGAAAAGGCCCTGGACGCCGCCCATGCTGCCGCTGATGCCTGGGGCGCCACGTCGGCCCAGGCGCGTTCGCTGATCCTGCTGAAGATCGCCGACCGCATCGAACAGAACCTCGAGACCCTGGCGATCACCGAATCCTGGGACAACGGCAAGGCCGTACGCGAGACCCTCAACGCCGACATCCCCCTGGCAGCGGATCATTTCCGCTACTTCGCCGGCTGCCTGCGGGCGCAGGAAGGGGCGGCCGCCGAGATCGATGGCAACACCGTGGCCTATCACATCCATGAGCCACTGGGCGTGGTCGGGCAGATCATCCCGTGGAACTTCCCGCTGCTGATGGCCGCCTGGAAACTGGCCCCGGCCCTGGCCGCCGGTAACTGCGTGGTGCTCAAGCCGGCCGAGCAAACCCCTCTGGGCATCTGCGTGCTCATGGAACTGATCGGCGACCTGCTGCCACCCGGCGTGCTCAACGTGGTGCAAGGCTTCGGCAAGGAAGCGGGTGAAGCCCTGGCCACCAGCAAGCGCATCGCCAAGATCGCCTTCACCGGTTCCACCCCGGTGGGCTCGCACATCATGAAATGCGCCGCCGAGAACATCATCCCGTCCACCGTGGAACTGGGCGGCAAGTCGCCGAACATCTTCTTCGAAGACATCATGCAGGCTGAGCCAAGCTTCATCGAAAAAGCCGCCGAAGGCCTGGTGCTGGCGTTCTTCAACCAGGGCGAAGTCTGCACCTGCCCTTCCCGTGCCCTGGTGCAGGAGTCGATCTACGACGAATTCATGCAAGTGGTGATGAAGAAAATCGAACAGATCAAGCGCGGCGACCCGCTGGACACCGACACCATGGTCGGCGCCCAGGCTTCGGAGCAGCAGTTCGACAAGATCCTCTCGTACCTGGAGATCGCCAAGGGCGAAGGCGCGCAATTGCTCACCGGCGGCGCGGTGGAAAAACTCGAGGGCAACCTGGCCAGCGGTTACTACATCCAGCCGACCCTGCTCAAGGGCACCAACAAGATGCGCGTGTTCCAGGAAGAAATCTTCGGCCCGGTGGTGAGCATCACCACCTTCAAGGACGAAGCCGAAGCCCTGGCCATCGCCAACGACACCGAGTTCGGCCTCGGTGCCGGCCTGTGGACCCGCGACATCAACCGGGCCTACCGCATGGGCCGGGCCATCAAGGCCGGGCGCGTCTGGACCAACTGCTACCACCTGTACCCGGCCCACGCCGCGTTCGGTGGCTACAAGAAGTCCGGTGTCGGCCGTGAAACCCACAAGATGATGCTCGACCACTACCAGCAGACCAAGAACCTGCTGGTGAGCTACGACATCAATCCGCTGGGGTTCTTCTAA
- the ubiX gene encoding flavin prenyltransferase UbiX: MNTRLGDNGPERITLAMTGASGAQYGLRLLDCLVREDREVHFLISKAAQLVIATETDVSLPAKTQMMQAFLTEYTGAAAGQIRVYGKEDWMSPVASGSGAPAAMVVVPCSTGTLSAIATGACNNLIERAADVTLKERRQLILVPREAPYSSIHLEHMLKLSNMGVTILPASPGFYHQPQTIDDLIDFVVARVLNLLNIPQDMLPRWGEHHLSSDE; this comes from the coding sequence ATGAATACTCGCCTGGGGGACAATGGCCCCGAACGCATCACACTGGCAATGACTGGAGCTTCCGGCGCCCAGTACGGCTTGCGCCTGCTCGATTGCCTGGTGCGGGAAGATCGCGAGGTGCACTTCCTCATCTCCAAGGCGGCGCAACTGGTGATCGCCACCGAGACCGACGTGAGCCTCCCGGCCAAGACCCAGATGATGCAGGCGTTCCTCACCGAATACACGGGAGCTGCGGCGGGGCAGATCCGTGTGTACGGCAAGGAGGACTGGATGTCGCCGGTGGCTTCCGGCTCCGGCGCGCCGGCGGCGATGGTGGTGGTGCCGTGTTCCACCGGAACCCTGTCGGCGATCGCCACCGGTGCCTGCAACAACCTGATCGAGCGGGCCGCGGACGTGACGCTCAAGGAGCGCCGGCAGTTGATCCTGGTGCCTCGGGAGGCGCCGTACTCGAGTATTCATCTGGAGCATATGCTCAAGCTGTCGAACATGGGCGTAACCATCCTGCCGGCTTCCCCCGGGTTTTATCACCAGCCGCAGACCATCGACGACCTGATCGATTTCGTGGTCGCGCGAGTCCTCAATCTGCTGAACATTCCCCAGGACATGTTGCCGCGTTGGGGGGAGCATCATTTGAGCAGCGATGAATAA
- a CDS encoding GNAT family N-acetyltransferase, producing MRIIQATLEHLDLLTPLFVKYREFYGSLPYPDSSRAFLEKRLRRKESVIYLALPDDDDNKLLGFCQLYPSFSSLSLKRVWILNDIYVAEDARRQLVADHLIRTAKKMAKETNAVRMRVSTSSNNEAAQKTYESIGFKEDTEFKNYVLPISEGI from the coding sequence ATGCGGATTATCCAAGCGACCCTGGAACACCTGGACCTGCTGACGCCCTTGTTCGTCAAATACCGTGAATTCTACGGCTCACTGCCGTACCCGGACTCTTCCCGGGCCTTCCTCGAGAAGCGCCTGCGCCGCAAGGAGTCGGTGATCTACCTGGCCTTGCCCGATGACGACGACAACAAGCTGCTGGGCTTCTGCCAGCTCTATCCAAGCTTCTCGTCGCTGTCCCTCAAGCGCGTGTGGATCCTCAACGACATCTACGTCGCCGAAGACGCCCGCCGCCAGCTGGTGGCCGACCACCTGATCCGCACCGCGAAGAAAATGGCCAAGGAAACCAACGCCGTGCGCATGCGCGTTTCCACCAGCAGCAACAACGAAGCGGCGCAGAAAACCTACGAGTCCATCGGCTTCAAGGAAGACACCGAGTTCAAGAACTACGTGCTGCCGATCAGCGAAGGGATCTGA
- the eutC gene encoding ethanolamine ammonia-lyase subunit EutC has translation MDKKPVDTQNPWLELRRLTPARIALGRTGTSLPTQAQLDFQYAHAQARDAVHLAFDHQGLRTQLSERGRESLLLHSAASDRHSYLQRPDLGRRLDEASARTLQDYAAAHPGGVDLTIVVADGLSALAVHRHTLPFLARLEEQIAAEGWSVSPVVLVEQGRVAVADEVAQRLGARMSVILIGERPGLSSPDSLGLYFTYNPKVGLTDAYRNCISNVRLEGLSYGMAAHRLIYLMREACRRQLSGVNLKDEAQVHTLESEKNAEMKGNFLLMPPQD, from the coding sequence ATGGATAAAAAACCTGTCGACACGCAAAACCCCTGGTTGGAACTGCGCCGCCTGACACCGGCGCGCATCGCCCTGGGCCGCACCGGCACCAGCCTGCCCACCCAGGCACAGCTGGATTTCCAGTATGCCCACGCCCAGGCCCGGGACGCCGTGCACCTGGCATTCGATCACCAGGGCCTGCGCACGCAACTGAGCGAGCGCGGTCGCGAGAGCCTGTTGCTCCACAGTGCCGCCAGCGACCGCCACAGCTACCTGCAGCGCCCGGACCTGGGCCGACGGCTCGACGAAGCGTCCGCCCGGACCCTGCAGGACTACGCCGCCGCCCACCCCGGCGGCGTTGACCTGACCATCGTGGTAGCCGACGGCCTCTCCGCTCTTGCCGTGCATCGCCATACCCTGCCATTCCTGGCGCGCCTGGAAGAGCAGATCGCCGCCGAAGGCTGGTCGGTTTCGCCGGTGGTCCTGGTGGAACAGGGCCGCGTCGCCGTGGCCGACGAAGTGGCGCAGCGGCTCGGCGCAAGAATGTCGGTGATCCTCATCGGCGAACGCCCCGGCCTCAGCTCCCCCGACAGCCTGGGGCTGTATTTCACCTACAACCCCAAGGTCGGCCTGACCGACGCCTATCGCAATTGCATTTCCAACGTCCGGCTCGAAGGCCTGAGCTACGGCATGGCGGCCCATCGCCTGATCTACCTGATGCGCGAGGCCTGCCGCCGACAGCTCTCGGGGGTCAACCTGAAGGACGAAGCCCAGGTTCACACTCTAGAGTCGGAAAAAAACGCCGAGATGAAAGGTAACTTCCTACTGATGCCGCCCCAAGACTGA
- the mpl gene encoding UDP-N-acetylmuramate:L-alanyl-gamma-D-glutamyl-meso-diaminopimelate ligase, translating to MHIHILGICGTFMGSMAVLAKELGHHVTGSDANVYPPMSTQLEAQGIELTQGYDPAQLDPAPDLVVIGNAMSRGNPAVEYVLNKGLPYVSGPQWLADHVLQGRWVLAVAGTHGKTTTSSMLAWVLEHAGMSPGFLIGGVPQNFSVSARLGGTPFFVIEADEYDSAFFDKRSKFVHYRPRTAILNNLEYDHADIFPDLAAIERQFHHLVRTIPSEGLVIHPTTEPALQRVIEMGCWTPVQTTGAGGQWQVKLLSEDGSQFEVMFEGQSQGVVEWALTGQHNVANALATLAAARHVGVVPSMGIAALSAFKSVKRRMEIVAQVRGITLYDDFAHHPTAIATTLDGLRKRIGDAPLIAIIEPRSNSMKLGAHRDGLPESVVDADQVIWYSPANLGWDLGATAALCTVPSIVSDSLEGIIERVKSQAQPGTHVVIMSNGGFGGLHGKLAEALK from the coding sequence ATGCACATCCATATTCTCGGTATTTGCGGCACTTTCATGGGTTCGATGGCGGTCCTGGCCAAGGAGCTGGGCCATCACGTGACTGGCTCCGACGCCAACGTCTACCCACCGATGAGCACCCAGCTGGAAGCCCAGGGCATCGAACTGACCCAGGGCTATGACCCGGCGCAACTGGACCCCGCGCCGGACCTGGTGGTCATCGGCAACGCCATGTCCCGTGGCAACCCGGCGGTGGAATACGTGCTCAACAAGGGCTTGCCCTATGTGTCGGGGCCGCAGTGGCTGGCCGACCATGTGCTGCAGGGCCGTTGGGTCCTGGCAGTGGCCGGCACCCACGGCAAGACCACCACCAGCAGCATGCTGGCCTGGGTCCTGGAGCACGCCGGCATGAGCCCGGGCTTCTTGATCGGCGGCGTGCCGCAGAATTTCTCGGTATCGGCGCGCCTGGGCGGCACGCCGTTTTTCGTGATCGAGGCGGACGAATACGACAGCGCGTTCTTCGACAAACGCTCGAAGTTCGTCCATTACCGTCCCCGCACGGCGATTCTCAACAACCTTGAATACGATCATGCGGACATCTTCCCTGATCTGGCCGCCATCGAACGGCAGTTCCATCACTTGGTACGTACCATCCCGAGCGAAGGCCTGGTCATCCACCCCACCACCGAACCGGCCTTGCAGCGCGTCATCGAGATGGGCTGCTGGACCCCGGTGCAGACCACCGGCGCGGGCGGGCAGTGGCAAGTGAAATTGCTCAGCGAAGATGGCTCGCAGTTCGAGGTCATGTTTGAAGGCCAATCCCAGGGTGTGGTGGAGTGGGCGTTGACCGGCCAGCACAACGTCGCCAACGCCCTGGCGACACTGGCGGCGGCCCGGCATGTCGGTGTGGTGCCTTCCATGGGCATCGCCGCATTGAGCGCATTCAAGAGCGTCAAGCGGCGTATGGAGATAGTCGCCCAAGTGCGCGGCATCACCCTCTATGACGACTTCGCCCACCACCCGACCGCCATCGCCACCACCCTCGACGGTTTGCGCAAGCGCATCGGCGATGCGCCGTTGATTGCCATTATCGAGCCGCGCTCCAACTCCATGAAGCTTGGTGCGCACCGTGATGGCCTGCCCGAAAGCGTGGTGGATGCCGATCAGGTGATCTGGTACTCACCGGCCAACCTCGGTTGGGACCTGGGAGCCACTGCGGCGTTGTGCACGGTGCCGTCGATTGTCAGCGATTCCCTGGAAGGCATCATCGAGCGCGTGAAGAGCCAGGCACAGCCCGGCACGCACGTGGTCATCATGAGCAACGGTGGCTTTGGCGGCCTGCATGGCAAACTGGCCGAGGCGCTCAAATGA
- a CDS encoding YceK/YidQ family lipoprotein → MNKLLVLALALQLAGCATARTLDAAKPGAPVVYAGTRLDLYALNGGCCAKDRFGAEAPRYPGVDLPASALLDTLLLPLSLFTAMGVGFQATGGM, encoded by the coding sequence ATGAATAAGCTGCTGGTCCTGGCGCTGGCGCTGCAACTGGCCGGCTGTGCCACCGCTCGTACCCTCGACGCCGCCAAGCCTGGTGCGCCGGTGGTATATGCCGGGACGCGGCTGGATCTCTATGCCCTCAATGGCGGTTGTTGCGCCAAGGACCGCTTCGGCGCCGAGGCCCCGCGCTATCCAGGCGTCGACCTGCCGGCCAGTGCGTTGCTCGACACCCTGTTGCTGCCGCTGTCGTTGTTCACGGCAATGGGCGTGGGGTTCCAGGCGACTGGCGGGATGTAG
- a CDS encoding DedA family protein: MDFNPLDLILHLDVYLDMLVTNYGPWIYAILFLVIFCETGLVVTPFLPGDSLLFIAGAVAAGGGMDPWLLGGLLMLAAILGDSTNYLIGRTAGERLFSNPNSKIFRRDYLQQTHDFYDKHGGKTVTLARFLPIIRTFAPFVAGVAKMPYMRFFGFSVLGTVLWVGGLVTLGFFFGNVPFIKQNLSLLVVGIILLSLLPMVISLVRSRLARGSNAASR; the protein is encoded by the coding sequence ATGGATTTCAACCCCCTCGACCTCATCCTGCACCTCGATGTGTACCTCGACATGCTGGTGACCAACTATGGGCCGTGGATCTACGCCATCCTGTTTCTGGTGATCTTCTGTGAAACCGGCCTGGTGGTGACGCCTTTCCTGCCGGGGGATTCGCTGCTGTTCATCGCCGGCGCCGTGGCGGCGGGCGGCGGCATGGACCCCTGGTTGCTGGGTGGCCTGCTGATGCTGGCGGCGATCCTCGGCGACAGCACCAATTACCTCATCGGCCGCACCGCGGGGGAGCGCCTGTTCAGCAACCCGAACTCGAAGATCTTCCGCCGCGACTACCTGCAACAAACCCACGACTTCTACGACAAGCACGGCGGCAAGACCGTGACCCTGGCGCGCTTCCTGCCGATCATCCGCACCTTCGCCCCCTTCGTCGCCGGCGTGGCGAAAATGCCCTACATGCGCTTCTTCGGCTTCAGCGTGCTCGGCACCGTGCTGTGGGTCGGCGGCCTGGTCACCCTCGGCTTCTTCTTCGGCAACGTCCCATTCATCAAGCAGAACCTGTCGCTGCTGGTGGTGGGCATCATCCTTTTGTCGCTGTTGCCGATGGTCATCAGCCTGGTCCGCAGCCGCCTGGCCCGCGGTTCCAACGCCGCATCGCGCTGA